In the Desulforhopalus sp. genome, one interval contains:
- a CDS encoding CsgG/HfaB family protein, whose product MHKHDLPLWGLNMEKQFSGSWARLLCCVFLVVAGMATVQAAAKPTVAVLDFESIGSEDYLGKAVAEIMRTELVGTDRFRVVERAQIKQALTEQTLQLSGTIDTASVVQLGKLLGADQIIVGSVVKIGSAYTINSRMIDVKTGEARLGRNVTGDDLNLLTSLSRDLISGLFGTEKKGGAADPSAARQPAPAAPAAEKIAAVAREEKAGRIAVAAAGPAITWDFETGDQRGWTSAGEAFSHQPTYGDNPTARNRGQASAHQGNYWIGGFELRPNPSFPAGGVQGDGPQGTLTSQPFTISSSTISFLIGGGCDLEREYVQLLINGRTQMKATGWCHETMQRMYWNVANLQGHEARIQLVDRSSEGWGHINADDFRFE is encoded by the coding sequence ATGCACAAGCATGATCTTCCACTTTGGGGCCTGAACATGGAAAAACAATTCTCCGGCAGCTGGGCGCGCCTGTTGTGCTGCGTCTTCCTCGTTGTGGCGGGTATGGCAACGGTGCAAGCGGCTGCCAAGCCAACGGTTGCGGTCCTCGATTTTGAGAGTATTGGCTCGGAGGACTATCTCGGCAAGGCGGTGGCCGAGATTATGCGCACCGAGCTGGTCGGTACCGACCGTTTCCGGGTCGTTGAGCGGGCCCAGATCAAACAGGCGCTGACCGAACAGACCCTGCAGCTGAGCGGCACCATCGACACGGCGAGCGTTGTCCAGCTCGGCAAACTGCTTGGCGCCGACCAGATCATCGTCGGTTCGGTGGTGAAGATCGGCAGCGCCTATACCATCAACTCACGGATGATTGATGTCAAGACCGGCGAGGCCAGGCTCGGCCGCAACGTCACCGGCGACGACCTGAACCTTTTGACCAGCCTCAGCCGCGACCTGATCTCCGGACTCTTCGGGACCGAGAAAAAGGGCGGGGCGGCAGATCCTTCGGCGGCCAGGCAGCCGGCACCGGCAGCACCAGCGGCCGAGAAGATTGCCGCCGTCGCGAGAGAGGAGAAAGCTGGGAGAATCGCGGTTGCAGCAGCGGGTCCGGCGATCACCTGGGACTTCGAGACCGGCGATCAGCGCGGCTGGACCAGCGCCGGCGAGGCCTTTTCCCACCAACCGACCTACGGCGACAACCCGACCGCCCGCAATCGCGGCCAGGCCTCGGCGCATCAGGGAAATTACTGGATTGGCGGCTTCGAGCTGCGTCCCAATCCGTCCTTCCCGGCCGGTGGTGTGCAGGGTGACGGGCCGCAGGGCACCCTGACCTCGCAGCCGTTCACTATCTCCTCGTCGACCATCAGCTTTCTTATCGGCGGCGGCTGCGACCTGGAGCGCGAGTATGTGCAGCTCCTGATAAACGGCCGCACCCAGATGAAGGCCACCGGCTGGTGCCACGAGACGATGCAGCGGATGTACTGGAACGTCGCCAATCTGCAGGGCCACGAGGCCCGTATCCAGCTGGTTGACCGGTCAAGCGAAGGCTGGGGGCATATTAACGCCGACGATTTCCGTTTCGAATGA
- the nhaA gene encoding Na+/H+ antiporter NhaA — MTTGLSKTFTNFFNAEKWSGILLILCTVIALLLSNSSVGPAYLDFWRHEFAGLTLEHWVNDGLMAVFFLFVGLELEREMYNGELANFNSALLPIIAAVGGICVPALIHYSLNAGTAAQPGAGIPMATDIAFALGVLALLGDRIPASLKIFLTALAVIDDLGAIIVIAVLYTAKVSLPYLFAALGIFILLLTCNTIFRITRLAPYLLGGALLWFCMLKSGVHATIAGVLLAFAIPFSAKTDDAASPSHRLEHFLQKPVAFAILPIFALANTGIIIDAGGWQKELFSSNGLGIIGGLVMGKPLGISLFCLIGIACGICRLPGDLRWQHILGAGFLGGIGFTMSIFITNLAFAGNAEIINSSKMAILLASFVAGLLGALWLAFFSRK, encoded by the coding sequence ATGACCACCGGCCTTTCCAAAACCTTTACCAACTTTTTTAACGCAGAAAAATGGAGCGGCATACTCTTAATCCTTTGCACCGTCATCGCGCTTTTGCTCAGCAATTCCTCTGTCGGTCCGGCCTACCTTGATTTTTGGCGCCACGAGTTTGCCGGCCTGACCCTCGAACATTGGGTGAATGATGGACTGATGGCGGTGTTTTTCCTGTTTGTCGGCTTAGAACTGGAACGGGAGATGTACAACGGTGAGCTTGCCAACTTCAACAGCGCCCTTTTGCCGATTATTGCCGCGGTCGGCGGCATTTGTGTGCCGGCGCTTATCCATTACTCCCTGAACGCCGGGACAGCGGCCCAACCTGGAGCGGGCATTCCCATGGCAACCGATATTGCCTTTGCCCTGGGGGTCTTGGCACTCTTGGGTGACCGCATTCCCGCGTCGTTAAAGATTTTTTTGACCGCACTCGCGGTAATCGATGATCTGGGGGCGATTATTGTCATCGCCGTGTTGTATACGGCGAAGGTCTCCCTGCCGTATCTCTTCGCCGCCCTTGGCATTTTTATCCTCTTGCTGACATGCAACACCATCTTTCGTATCACAAGGCTTGCTCCCTACCTGCTGGGTGGCGCGCTGCTGTGGTTCTGCATGCTCAAATCCGGCGTTCATGCCACCATTGCCGGGGTACTGCTGGCCTTTGCCATCCCCTTTTCGGCGAAAACTGATGATGCGGCGTCTCCCTCGCACCGTCTGGAGCATTTCCTGCAGAAACCGGTTGCCTTCGCGATACTGCCGATTTTTGCCTTGGCCAATACGGGAATTATCATTGACGCCGGTGGCTGGCAGAAGGAGCTGTTCAGCAGCAACGGCCTGGGTATTATTGGGGGCCTGGTTATGGGGAAACCGCTCGGTATAAGTCTCTTTTGCCTGATTGGTATAGCTTGCGGGATCTGTCGCCTTCCCGGTGACTTGAGGTGGCAGCATATCCTCGGCGCCGGCTTTTTGGGCGGGATTGGTTTTACCATGTCGATCTTTATCACCAACCTCGCCTTTGCCGGCAATGCGGAAATAATCAATAGCTCGAAGATGGCAATTTTATTGGCGTCCTTCGTGGCCGGCCTTTTGGGTGCCTTGTGGCTCGCCTTTTTCAGCAGGAAATAA
- a CDS encoding PhoH family protein — MKPPKYFVLDTNVLLHNPEAINSFGDNCVVLPMTVIEELDNFKRANDELGRNTRHVIRHLDQLRSQGNLRDGVALDNGGMLRISMDERSISGTFLDMSVPDHRILAVATHLAAEGHKVIFVSKDINARLKADALGIEVMDFLHEHYDSDIPYNGWREMAVTGQVIDAFYKDKGTTIADGDFYVNEFVLLKDRDNPKHSALARALGTDNLVHLEPAFDSAWDLHARSKEQRMALELLLDPQIKMITLMGRAGTGKTLMALAAGLHSVLRTETFDRLLVSRPIIPMGKDLGYLPGTKDEKLSIWMQPIFDNLSYLMRLGHTIEDGTVQTKIDKLLKSQQLELEALTYIRGRSIPDQFVIVDEAQNLTPHEVKTIVSRAGENTKMVLTGDPNQIDNPYLDASSNGLAYAVEKLKGQPLYGHVTLSKSERSPLSAIAADFL, encoded by the coding sequence ATGAAACCACCGAAATATTTCGTCCTCGACACCAACGTTCTGCTGCATAATCCCGAAGCGATCAATTCCTTCGGCGACAACTGCGTCGTGCTGCCGATGACGGTTATCGAGGAACTCGACAACTTTAAACGGGCCAACGACGAGCTCGGCCGCAACACCCGCCATGTCATCCGCCATCTCGACCAGCTCCGTTCCCAGGGAAACCTGCGCGACGGCGTCGCCCTCGACAACGGCGGCATGCTGCGGATATCGATGGACGAACGGAGCATCTCCGGCACCTTTCTCGACATGTCGGTACCGGACCACCGGATCCTCGCCGTCGCCACCCATCTGGCGGCGGAAGGCCACAAGGTCATCTTCGTCTCCAAGGACATCAACGCCCGCCTGAAGGCCGATGCCCTGGGCATTGAGGTCATGGACTTCCTCCATGAGCACTATGACTCCGACATCCCCTACAATGGCTGGCGGGAGATGGCGGTGACAGGGCAAGTCATCGATGCCTTTTACAAGGATAAGGGTACGACCATCGCCGATGGCGATTTTTACGTCAATGAATTCGTTCTCCTGAAAGACCGGGACAACCCGAAGCACAGCGCTCTTGCCAGGGCCCTCGGCACGGACAATCTCGTCCACCTGGAACCGGCCTTTGACAGTGCCTGGGACCTCCACGCCCGCTCCAAGGAACAGCGGATGGCCCTGGAATTGCTCCTTGATCCGCAGATCAAGATGATTACCCTGATGGGCCGTGCTGGTACCGGCAAGACCCTCATGGCCCTTGCCGCCGGGCTGCACTCCGTGCTGCGTACGGAGACCTTCGACCGGCTGCTGGTGTCGCGGCCCATCATTCCGATGGGCAAGGACCTCGGTTATCTTCCCGGCACCAAAGACGAAAAACTGAGCATCTGGATGCAGCCGATCTTTGACAATCTCAGCTACCTGATGCGCCTCGGCCACACAATCGAAGACGGCACAGTGCAGACCAAGATCGACAAACTGCTCAAATCCCAGCAGCTCGAACTGGAGGCCCTGACCTATATCCGCGGCAGATCGATTCCCGACCAGTTCGTCATCGTCGACGAGGCCCAAAACCTCACGCCGCACGAGGTGAAAACCATTGTCTCAAGGGCCGGCGAAAACACCAAGATGGTGCTGACCGGCGATCCCAACCAGATCGACAACCCCTACCTCGACGCCTCGTCCAATGGTCTTGCCTATGCGGTTGAAAAATTGAAGGGTCAGCCCCTTTACGGACACGTCACCCTCAGTAAGAGCGAACGGAGCCCGCTATCGGCCATCGCCGCCGATTTCCTGTAG
- a CDS encoding Xaa-Pro peptidase family protein codes for MNYLKRIAAVQARLRRKKLDCLLVSCPENRRYLCGYRGGDHGIAETAGLLLVPARGEIRLLTDFRYKIQAERDVPWAEVILYPKGVMHLLEELLPKMGVSSLAFEGNYTLFATAEKMTTALDKRGIRTVSLVGLIEDLRTIKDDEEIEQIRQAVRLNEGVFAEIYESLYNYATEIEIALAIEATMRRRGAEGPSFASIVASGANGALPHAVPSPSYLQPDASLTIDMGLVLGGYCSDMTRNFVPRTADDRYRELHRLVRKAQLAGMAAVRDGARACDVDQAARRIISDAGYGEYFGHSLGHGVGLAVHEEPRVSTNNTKKLRAGMVVTIEPGIYIPGWGGIRLENMVVVREGGCENLNSDTTWLDI; via the coding sequence ATGAACTACTTAAAACGGATAGCCGCAGTCCAGGCCCGGTTGCGACGCAAGAAACTCGACTGCTTGCTGGTCAGCTGCCCGGAAAACCGCCGCTATCTCTGCGGCTACCGGGGCGGCGACCACGGCATCGCCGAGACCGCCGGCCTCCTCCTGGTTCCGGCCAGGGGCGAGATCCGGCTGCTCACCGATTTCCGCTATAAGATCCAGGCGGAGCGGGATGTCCCCTGGGCCGAGGTCATCCTCTACCCCAAGGGAGTGATGCACCTGCTTGAGGAACTGCTGCCGAAGATGGGGGTGAGCTCCCTTGCCTTTGAGGGCAACTACACCCTCTTCGCCACCGCTGAGAAGATGACCACGGCCCTCGACAAACGCGGCATCCGCACCGTTTCCCTGGTGGGGTTAATTGAGGACCTGCGCACCATCAAGGACGATGAGGAGATCGAACAGATTCGCCAGGCGGTGCGCCTCAACGAAGGGGTCTTTGCTGAGATTTACGAATCGCTTTATAACTATGCCACGGAGATCGAGATCGCCCTGGCCATCGAGGCAACAATGCGCCGCCGCGGCGCCGAGGGCCCGAGCTTTGCCTCCATCGTCGCCAGCGGCGCAAACGGCGCCCTGCCCCATGCCGTCCCAAGCCCCTCCTACCTGCAGCCCGACGCCTCGCTGACCATCGACATGGGCCTGGTGCTCGGCGGCTACTGCTCGGACATGACCAGGAACTTCGTACCGAGGACCGCCGACGACCGCTACCGCGAACTGCACCGCCTGGTGCGCAAGGCCCAGCTGGCCGGCATGGCGGCGGTACGGGACGGGGCCAGGGCCTGCGATGTCGACCAGGCCGCCCGCAGAATCATCAGCGATGCCGGCTACGGCGAATATTTCGGCCACTCCCTCGGCCATGGCGTGGGCCTTGCAGTCCATGAAGAACCCAGGGTTTCCACAAATAACACCAAGAAACTGCGCGCAGGGATGGTGGTCACCATCGAGCCGGGCATCTATATCCCCGGCTGGGGCGGCATACGCCTTGAAAACATGGTCGTCGTTCGCGAGGGCGGCTGCGAAAACCTCAACTCCGACACCACCTGGCTCGATATATGA
- the rsmB gene encoding 16S rRNA (cytosine(967)-C(5))-methyltransferase RsmB has product MPHRQTHSPGPQILQKKPTIPTARFVAAQTLCRLYVDRSPVKPLLQQGIRKYTLPGIERNLAMQLVYGVLRNRQYLDRIIELLSTTPLAKIDPFIHQVLAVGLYQLFFLERIPQSAAVDEMVECCKVQKIPKRLWGFVNGILRQSIRQKEALTVRARFMKDGGPVVNHPEWLFTRWQDHFGREEALRICAANNREPVLVLRTNGEKIGRDDFCLLLTEAGITAQPGSYAPEAVVLPEYQGGIPAIPGFAEGLFQVQDEAAQLATALLGPFRRGGRYLDGCAGLGGKTTHLLQFAADHALDVHAVEPEIYRLEKLRENLIRLGKAPAVHIHAKNLQQFAAEDGQFFDGILIDAPCSGTGVTGRHPDIRWNRRPEDLCRYQEEQLDILHHAAALLAPGGVLVYATCSLEPEENHQLITAFLAGHRSLHLTDCSEHLPEAARRFIVDRCFAPRPDATIDGFFAARMQRR; this is encoded by the coding sequence ATGCCGCACAGACAAACACACAGTCCCGGTCCACAAATTTTGCAGAAAAAACCAACAATACCAACGGCGCGCTTTGTCGCCGCCCAGACACTTTGCCGGCTCTACGTCGACCGCTCTCCGGTCAAGCCTTTGCTGCAACAGGGAATTCGCAAATACACTCTGCCCGGCATCGAACGCAATCTGGCGATGCAGCTAGTCTACGGGGTACTGCGCAACCGCCAGTACCTCGACCGCATCATTGAGCTGCTGTCAACGACACCCCTGGCAAAGATCGACCCCTTCATCCACCAGGTCCTGGCAGTCGGCCTGTATCAGCTGTTCTTTCTCGAACGCATCCCCCAGTCGGCGGCGGTCGATGAAATGGTCGAATGCTGTAAGGTACAGAAGATCCCGAAAAGACTTTGGGGCTTTGTCAACGGCATCCTCCGTCAGTCGATCCGGCAAAAGGAGGCGCTGACCGTCCGGGCCCGATTCATGAAGGACGGCGGGCCTGTCGTCAATCACCCGGAATGGCTGTTTACCCGGTGGCAGGACCATTTCGGCCGGGAGGAAGCCCTGCGGATCTGCGCTGCCAACAACCGCGAACCGGTCCTGGTGTTGCGTACCAATGGCGAAAAAATCGGCCGGGACGACTTCTGCCTGCTGCTCACAGAGGCCGGGATCACCGCCCAGCCCGGCAGCTATGCCCCAGAGGCAGTGGTCCTCCCAGAATACCAGGGCGGCATCCCCGCCATCCCCGGCTTTGCCGAAGGGCTCTTCCAGGTGCAGGACGAGGCGGCGCAACTGGCCACCGCTCTCCTCGGCCCCTTTCGCCGCGGCGGCCGATATCTCGACGGCTGCGCCGGACTTGGCGGCAAGACCACCCACCTCCTCCAGTTTGCCGCGGACCACGCCCTGGATGTCCACGCCGTCGAGCCGGAGATCTATCGCCTGGAAAAGCTCAGGGAAAACCTCATCCGGCTCGGCAAGGCCCCGGCAGTACACATCCATGCCAAGAACCTGCAGCAGTTTGCCGCGGAAGACGGGCAATTTTTCGACGGCATCCTTATCGATGCCCCCTGTTCCGGTACCGGAGTAACCGGCAGGCATCCCGACATCCGCTGGAACCGCAGGCCGGAGGACCTCTGCCGCTACCAGGAGGAACAGCTTGACATCCTCCACCACGCCGCTGCCCTCCTCGCCCCCGGAGGGGTTCTGGTCTACGCCACCTGTTCGCTCGAGCCTGAAGAAAACCACCAGTTGATCACCGCCTTTCTTGCCGGTCATCGGTCCCTGCACCTCACCGACTGCAGCGAACACCTGCCGGAGGCGGCCCGCCGCTTTATCGTCGACCGGTGTTTCGCCCCCCGCCCGGACGCCACCATCGACGGCTTCTTCGCCGCGCGGATGCAGCGCCGCTAG